The proteins below come from a single Chitinophaga pinensis DSM 2588 genomic window:
- a CDS encoding SusC/RagA family TonB-linked outer membrane protein, which yields MNVVLGLVLTTSLNVLAKASFATKITLNLRDVEFKKVLTVIESQSDYRFMFSNRNIPNDNKVDINVKDAQITTVMDLILNNSGFTYQELSNNLIVIMPKGAMLKAIKVTGKVLDQTGEALIGASIKIKGTSDGVATDENGAFTISVPDDAVLVVSYVGFKTQEIPVSGKTAITVTLQPNQSIMNEVVVTALGIKREQKALGYAVSTITSEQITAAGATNFASALYGKAAGVKITTAPGGATSAVNIQIRGVNSLNYNTQPLYVVDGVQIRNNNEKGAGGTNNTDYWSDNRIRGNGILDINPADIESLTVLKGASATALYGSDAASGVVVITTKKGMKGRGLGVDLNYSHTAERVAFAPRYQNEYGSGYDRTTAGANANAAGWVPIGTDGTVRPYFRAYAQFGPKLDGQLVPWWDGSMHSYSPQPDNYNQLFQKGYNSNLNVSLSNMTEKANYRFSYTRNDYKGVQIGGDQQRNTFNLNSTIKLHNKVSLDVVSGYVNTKITNRPLQMARIFNDFAGYFGRQEDLAVVFDKYKTSKGYKYVTPENAAQNPDEAIKYPIRAYNLLDFLWKQLRNQEIEKQDRLISSVTLNIDLAKGLRFRTRLGNDFTSVNTETKEYNEKPIAFNSGSSTGSYGVAKGRYSIVYSDQLLTFARDEEKRVFGYSVSAGLQTRKETYSDQVSTTNGGLVTANWFSINNSYNIQNTSERRSGAFKYAYLGILNLSYMNYLFLEGTARQEYSSTLPHKNNSYFYPSVNSSFVFTEAFHLPTIFSYGKVRASYGLVGNAPPPFESNVTYTQKPISTTTGSIPLLIAQSDYGNEQLKSEKKTEIEIGTEVKMLDNRFGFDISYYDSKVTDLLMRLNVAVSNGAKTRITNVGKLHSKGIEVALTGTPVKGKITWNTRLNFANSTSSIEELTPGVSQIVMLFASRDAVKVVAEKGQPIGNIYMYPRKRDDKGNLVITDNGLYDVDITKYEKKGNLLPKIVGGFANTITYHNLSLDFMFDYRFGGMIVATPFKFMTAAGMYENTLQYRDEAHGGLPYYLDTDGKTMIQLPSHNSISPNGPVYHDGVILDGVTKTGAKNTKMVQAGYYYLNQFNDSPTAWNEVTLSKNDYVKLREVVLGYNISKATAAKLHLQSLRLSLIGRNLLYAYRTMKNLDPEAPMGSSWLKQGIDEGSSGATRSYGFSLNASF from the coding sequence ATGAATGTAGTACTGGGATTGGTGCTTACCACCAGTCTTAATGTACTGGCAAAAGCTTCTTTTGCAACGAAGATCACTCTTAATCTGCGTGATGTGGAATTTAAGAAAGTGCTCACTGTAATTGAAAGCCAGAGCGACTATCGTTTCATGTTCAGTAACAGGAACATACCAAATGATAACAAGGTAGACATTAACGTGAAAGATGCTCAGATCACCACAGTGATGGATCTGATCCTGAATAATTCTGGTTTTACTTACCAGGAATTATCTAACAACCTGATCGTGATCATGCCAAAAGGCGCTATGCTGAAGGCGATCAAAGTAACAGGTAAAGTACTGGACCAGACAGGTGAAGCGCTGATCGGTGCATCTATTAAAATAAAAGGGACTTCCGATGGGGTAGCTACGGATGAAAATGGTGCCTTCACCATTAGTGTTCCGGATGACGCTGTGCTGGTTGTATCTTATGTAGGTTTTAAAACACAGGAGATCCCTGTTAGTGGTAAAACGGCTATTACAGTTACACTGCAACCAAATCAAAGTATAATGAATGAGGTGGTAGTAACGGCGCTGGGTATCAAAAGAGAGCAAAAAGCGCTCGGATACGCGGTAAGTACTATCACATCTGAACAAATTACAGCTGCCGGCGCTACCAACTTTGCTTCTGCATTGTATGGTAAAGCTGCTGGTGTGAAAATCACCACCGCTCCAGGTGGTGCTACCAGTGCGGTGAATATCCAGATTCGTGGTGTGAACTCCCTGAACTATAACACCCAGCCGCTGTATGTAGTGGATGGTGTGCAGATCAGGAACAACAACGAAAAAGGTGCTGGTGGTACAAACAATACTGATTACTGGTCTGATAACCGTATCCGTGGTAACGGTATCCTGGATATCAACCCTGCAGATATCGAAAGTCTGACAGTACTGAAAGGTGCAAGTGCGACTGCACTGTATGGATCTGATGCAGCGAGTGGTGTGGTGGTAATTACTACTAAAAAAGGTATGAAAGGAAGAGGTCTGGGTGTTGATCTGAACTATTCACACACCGCAGAAAGGGTTGCCTTTGCACCAAGATATCAGAATGAGTACGGTTCCGGTTATGACAGAACAACTGCGGGTGCGAATGCGAACGCAGCAGGTTGGGTCCCCATTGGAACTGACGGAACAGTAAGGCCTTACTTCAGGGCCTATGCGCAGTTTGGACCAAAATTGGACGGCCAGCTGGTACCCTGGTGGGATGGTAGTATGCACTCATATTCCCCCCAGCCCGACAACTATAATCAACTCTTTCAGAAGGGATACAATTCAAATTTGAATGTATCCCTTTCGAATATGACAGAAAAAGCGAATTACCGCTTCTCTTACACCCGTAACGATTACAAAGGTGTACAGATCGGTGGTGATCAGCAGCGTAATACTTTCAACCTGAACAGTACTATCAAGCTGCACAACAAGGTGAGTTTAGACGTGGTAAGTGGTTATGTAAACACGAAGATCACCAACAGACCATTACAGATGGCGCGTATCTTCAATGACTTCGCCGGTTACTTCGGTCGTCAGGAAGACTTAGCGGTTGTGTTTGATAAATACAAAACCAGCAAAGGTTACAAATATGTTACGCCTGAAAATGCGGCACAGAACCCTGATGAAGCTATCAAATATCCTATCCGTGCTTACAACCTGCTGGATTTCCTGTGGAAACAGCTGCGTAACCAGGAGATAGAAAAACAGGATCGTTTAATATCCAGTGTTACATTGAATATTGACCTGGCAAAAGGACTGAGATTCCGTACCAGGTTAGGTAATGACTTTACCAGTGTGAACACTGAAACTAAAGAATACAACGAAAAGCCGATCGCGTTCAATAGTGGAAGCAGTACCGGATCTTATGGCGTGGCAAAAGGCCGTTACAGCATTGTGTACAGTGACCAGTTACTGACTTTTGCAAGAGATGAAGAGAAAAGAGTATTTGGTTACTCTGTGAGTGCAGGTCTCCAGACACGTAAAGAAACCTATAGTGATCAGGTGTCCACTACCAATGGTGGTCTCGTAACCGCAAACTGGTTCAGTATCAATAACTCCTATAATATTCAGAATACATCTGAGCGTCGTAGTGGTGCGTTTAAATACGCATACCTGGGTATCCTGAACCTGAGTTACATGAACTACCTGTTCCTGGAAGGTACTGCCCGTCAGGAGTACTCTTCTACACTGCCTCACAAGAACAACAGTTATTTCTATCCTTCTGTGAACTCCAGCTTTGTGTTCACCGAAGCGTTCCATCTGCCTACTATCTTCTCTTATGGTAAGGTACGTGCTTCCTACGGTCTCGTAGGTAACGCTCCTCCTCCATTTGAGTCTAACGTTACCTATACGCAGAAACCAATTTCTACAACTACCGGTTCTATTCCTTTGCTGATCGCACAGAGTGATTATGGTAATGAGCAGCTGAAATCAGAGAAGAAAACAGAGATAGAGATCGGTACAGAGGTAAAAATGCTGGATAACCGTTTTGGTTTTGACATCTCTTACTATGACAGTAAAGTAACTGACCTGTTAATGCGTTTGAACGTTGCGGTAAGTAATGGTGCTAAAACAAGGATCACCAACGTAGGTAAACTGCACAGTAAAGGTATCGAGGTAGCGTTGACTGGTACTCCGGTAAAAGGTAAAATTACCTGGAATACCCGTCTGAACTTTGCGAACAGTACTTCCAGCATAGAGGAACTGACGCCAGGTGTATCTCAGATCGTAATGCTCTTTGCATCCAGAGATGCGGTGAAAGTAGTAGCTGAAAAAGGCCAGCCTATCGGTAATATCTACATGTACCCACGTAAGAGAGACGATAAAGGAAACCTCGTTATCACTGATAATGGACTGTATGATGTTGATATCACCAAGTATGAGAAGAAAGGTAACCTGTTGCCTAAAATCGTTGGTGGTTTCGCGAATACTATCACTTACCACAACTTATCACTGGACTTCATGTTTGACTACCGTTTCGGTGGTATGATCGTTGCTACGCCGTTTAAATTCATGACAGCTGCCGGTATGTACGAGAACACACTGCAGTACCGTGATGAAGCGCATGGTGGTCTTCCTTACTACCTGGATACTGATGGTAAAACAATGATTCAGTTGCCAAGTCACAATTCAATTTCGCCAAATGGTCCGGTTTATCATGATGGTGTGATCCTGGATGGTGTGACTAAGACTGGTGCGAAAAATACCAAGATGGTACAGGCTGGTTATTACTACCTGAACCAGTTCAATGACTCTCCAACCGCCTGGAACGAAGTGACTCTTTCAAAGAACGATTACGTAAAACTCCGTGAGGTAGTACTGGGCTACAACATTTCCAAAGCAACAGCTGCAAAACTGCACCTGCAGAGTCTGCGTCTGTCTCTGATCGGAAGAAACCTGTTGTATGCATATAGAACTATGAAGAACCTGGATCCGGAAGCTCCAATGGGTAGCAGCTGGTTGAAACAGGGTATTGATGAAGGTTCTTCCGGTGCAACCCGTAGCTATGGTTTCAGTCTTAACGCCAGCTTCTAA
- a CDS encoding FecR family protein: MSERFFEIVIKDLAGDSTPEEGQELKHIMSEDAVAARQYELFRMYWAQNHHDHIDNRRLFSNVQMRISELEKEAGTDDIAPLMTPVRGKGRLVWLSGIAASVALLITASVFYYRSQHDPLTAKFTSRGEKSTFMLDDGTRVTLNADSKLEYAADFPTKSREVYLTGEAFFDVHGDAQKPFIIHTDKMDIKVLGTAFNVKSYPNETSTEATLLRGAIEVTVADNPDEKIVLKPSQKVVVSDYDSTRKKAVALKDVVPSLTTMTYFSQKDTMIMETSWLQNKLTFHDEDFATLARRMERWYNVKISFNADRKKQLRFTGILEGETVAEAFHALNLTEDFAYKIEDSTIVIY; this comes from the coding sequence ATGAGTGAACGTTTTTTTGAAATTGTTATAAAGGACCTGGCTGGTGATTCAACACCTGAAGAAGGCCAGGAACTGAAACATATCATGAGTGAGGATGCTGTCGCTGCAAGACAGTATGAACTGTTCCGCATGTACTGGGCCCAGAATCATCACGATCATATCGATAACAGAAGACTGTTTTCAAATGTGCAGATGCGTATCAGTGAACTAGAGAAAGAAGCAGGTACTGATGATATAGCACCGCTGATGACGCCGGTACGCGGAAAAGGTCGCCTGGTATGGTTATCGGGAATCGCTGCTTCTGTAGCGTTGCTGATCACTGCCAGCGTGTTTTATTACCGCTCACAGCATGATCCTCTGACGGCTAAATTCACCTCCAGGGGTGAAAAGTCCACTTTCATGCTGGACGATGGCACAAGGGTTACGCTGAATGCAGACAGTAAACTGGAGTATGCAGCTGATTTTCCAACGAAGAGCAGAGAAGTGTATCTGACAGGTGAGGCTTTCTTCGATGTACATGGCGATGCGCAGAAACCGTTTATTATTCATACGGACAAAATGGATATCAAGGTGTTAGGTACGGCATTCAACGTGAAGTCCTATCCAAACGAAACCTCTACGGAGGCTACATTGCTGAGAGGTGCGATTGAGGTGACGGTAGCTGATAATCCGGATGAAAAGATCGTACTGAAACCATCACAGAAAGTAGTTGTAAGCGACTACGATTCTACCCGTAAGAAAGCGGTCGCCTTGAAAGATGTAGTGCCATCCTTAACAACGATGACCTATTTCAGCCAAAAGGATACCATGATCATGGAAACTTCCTGGTTACAGAATAAACTGACTTTCCATGATGAAGATTTCGCGACGCTGGCAAGGAGAATGGAACGTTGGTACAATGTGAAGATCAGCTTTAACGCGGATCGTAAAAAGCAACTCAGATTTACCGGTATCCTGGAAGGAGAGACAGTAGCGGAAGCATTCCATGCACTGAACCTGACAGAAGATTTCGCATATAAGATTGAAGATTCGACGATAGTGATATATTGA
- a CDS encoding RNA polymerase sigma-70 factor gives MQKEVNINDLWERITVDSDSKSFEVFFHELNPRLVKFCTMYVQYQQVAEEIVSDVFVKCWMDRAKMRDVQKPETYLFIAVKNHALNYNKRFSSVQLVNLDDHEGGAQLVNSASPEMELEKKELLFHMDQAISSLPRQCSIIFRLIKENGMKYKEVAEILNISPRTVHTQMLRAMKKMTVAMEPYLKKANKQTPDNIDSIVTALLLIWIFMGN, from the coding sequence ATGCAAAAGGAGGTTAATATAAATGATCTATGGGAGCGCATCACAGTTGATAGCGACTCTAAATCATTTGAGGTTTTTTTCCATGAATTAAACCCAAGACTCGTGAAATTTTGCACAATGTATGTTCAGTACCAGCAGGTTGCGGAGGAAATAGTGTCGGATGTTTTTGTAAAATGCTGGATGGACAGGGCTAAGATGCGGGACGTTCAGAAGCCTGAAACCTATCTTTTCATTGCTGTAAAAAATCATGCTCTCAACTACAATAAGCGGTTCTCCAGTGTCCAATTGGTGAACCTGGACGACCATGAGGGAGGTGCGCAACTGGTTAACAGTGCGTCTCCGGAGATGGAGCTGGAGAAAAAGGAGCTGCTTTTCCATATGGATCAGGCCATTTCTTCTTTACCCCGTCAGTGTAGTATCATTTTCCGGCTGATTAAGGAGAATGGTATGAAATACAAGGAAGTAGCCGAAATCCTGAATATATCCCCCCGCACGGTGCATACGCAGATGCTACGTGCCATGAAGAAGATGACTGTAGCGATGGAGCCTTATCTGAAAAAGGCAAACAAACAGACGCCGGACAATATTGATAGTATTGTGACGGCTTTACTGCTGATATGGATATTTATGGGTAATTAG
- a CDS encoding ferritin: MLSQRMQEALNAQVAMEAQSSQAYLAMGSWADIQPGLKGVTKFFFKHSDEERMHMLKLIHYINERGGFAIVPALAQPVLTFVSLKKAFEELFAHEVKVSEGINELVDIALQEKDYATHNFLQWYVNEQIEEERLARECNDKLELIGDDKSGLYLFDRDIMTMDQE, translated from the coding sequence ATGTTGTCACAAAGAATGCAGGAAGCCCTGAACGCCCAGGTAGCGATGGAAGCACAATCTTCTCAGGCTTATCTGGCAATGGGCAGCTGGGCAGATATTCAGCCTGGTCTGAAAGGCGTCACCAAATTTTTCTTCAAGCATAGTGATGAGGAACGTATGCACATGTTGAAATTGATCCATTATATCAATGAAAGGGGTGGTTTTGCCATCGTACCCGCACTTGCGCAACCGGTACTCACATTTGTGTCTTTAAAGAAGGCATTTGAAGAGTTGTTTGCTCACGAGGTGAAGGTAAGTGAAGGGATCAATGAGCTGGTGGATATCGCATTACAGGAAAAGGACTATGCGACCCACAATTTTCTGCAATGGTATGTAAATGAGCAGATTGAGGAAGAGCGTCTGGCACGTGAGTGTAATGACAAGCTGGAATTGATCGGTGATGACAAGAGTGGCTTATACCTGTTTGACCGCGATATCATGACTATGGACCAGGAATAG
- a CDS encoding cupin domain-containing protein, translated as MNVFIEDKDIPWENPDPGIRRKVMAYNEQLMMVKVEFQQGAVGALHSHYHTQMAHVESGVFEITIDGEKRILKAGDAYYIPSNVVHGAVCLEPGVLIDVFNPYREDFIK; from the coding sequence ATGAACGTTTTTATTGAAGACAAAGATATTCCCTGGGAAAACCCTGATCCGGGCATACGCCGGAAGGTAATGGCTTATAATGAGCAATTAATGATGGTAAAGGTAGAGTTCCAGCAAGGGGCTGTAGGGGCATTACATTCGCATTATCATACCCAGATGGCGCATGTGGAAAGTGGGGTGTTTGAGATTACCATTGATGGCGAGAAGAGGATACTGAAAGCGGGAGATGCATATTATATACCGTCCAATGTGGTACATGGCGCAGTATGTCTTGAGCCGGGTGTGCTGATTGATGTATTTAATCCGTACAGGGAGGATTTTATAAAGTAA
- a CDS encoding TlpA disulfide reductase family protein, with the protein MKQLLAALLLSPGVLLAQKGDFTIKGKIGNLNAPAKLHLVYRTGGVEVKDSAELKDGVFQFKGSIEEPGQAMMVLKHVNPPADPRMRDMIVFYVEKGTITLNSADSLKKVTFSGSPLNTDNQQLQESLKSVTTAYQALNGEYMAADEQKRNSPEFQQYLDEKLAVIRGQQGDVYKTFIAKHSKSMVSLDVIQQYAYEASDKVGQLDSMLNSLDGSLKKTKNGQELAKLIGSWKATVIGAEAPLFTQNDTLGKPVNLKDFRGKYVLVDFWASWCRPCRMENPYVVAAFNNHKDKAFTILSVSLDQPTGHDAWINAIHKDGLAWTHVSDLKFWDNDVAKLYGVKSVPQNFLLDPQGKIVAKNLRGEELDKRLNELLK; encoded by the coding sequence ATGAAGCAATTATTAGCAGCCTTACTGCTGTCCCCAGGTGTGTTGTTAGCCCAGAAAGGGGATTTCACAATCAAAGGCAAGATCGGCAACCTGAATGCACCTGCCAAACTGCACCTGGTGTACCGTACTGGTGGCGTTGAAGTAAAGGATTCTGCTGAACTGAAAGATGGCGTATTCCAGTTCAAAGGATCAATAGAAGAGCCAGGTCAGGCGATGATGGTATTAAAACATGTTAATCCGCCGGCAGATCCACGGATGAGAGATATGATCGTTTTCTACGTAGAAAAAGGTACAATCACCCTGAACAGCGCTGACTCCCTGAAAAAGGTTACCTTCAGCGGTTCTCCGTTAAATACTGATAATCAGCAGCTGCAGGAATCTCTGAAAAGCGTAACCACTGCTTATCAGGCACTGAATGGCGAATATATGGCTGCTGATGAACAGAAGCGTAACAGCCCTGAATTCCAGCAGTACCTGGATGAAAAGCTGGCGGTAATCCGTGGTCAGCAGGGTGATGTTTATAAAACATTCATTGCCAAGCATTCAAAGTCAATGGTGAGCCTGGATGTGATCCAGCAGTATGCTTATGAGGCATCCGATAAGGTAGGTCAGCTGGATTCTATGCTGAACAGCCTGGATGGTTCTCTGAAAAAGACCAAGAATGGTCAGGAACTGGCAAAACTGATCGGTAGCTGGAAAGCAACTGTGATCGGTGCTGAAGCGCCACTCTTCACTCAGAACGATACCCTGGGTAAACCAGTGAATCTGAAAGACTTCCGTGGTAAATATGTATTGGTTGACTTCTGGGCTTCCTGGTGCCGTCCGTGCCGTATGGAAAACCCATATGTTGTAGCAGCTTTTAACAACCACAAGGACAAAGCTTTCACCATCCTGAGCGTATCCCTGGATCAGCCAACCGGTCATGATGCATGGATCAATGCAATCCACAAAGACGGTCTGGCCTGGACACACGTATCCGATCTGAAATTCTGGGACAATGACGTCGCTAAACTGTATGGCGTAAAATCTGTTCCGCAGAACTTCCTGCTGGATCCACAAGGTAAGATCGTTGCTAAGAACCTGAGAGGTGAGGAGCTGGATAAGCGCCTGAATGAGTTACTGAAATAA
- a CDS encoding sugar porter family MFS transporter produces MFSYPVRIALIAALGGFLFGFETAVISGAEKTIMELWSLSPFWLGFTVASSLIGTVLGSLVVGVPARIYGRKKVLLVIAGLYIVSAIGCASISAWLLFVLFRFSAGVAVGASSVVGPMYISEISPAHLRGRLAGSFQLNIVAGIFIAYLTNFLFVGMGDESWRWMLGIMVVPAVLFGILLRTIPESPRWLILNNRESEAVPILQRLQETNVDAAIRAIRESVKTHQENLFQKRYAKPIIYAVLLAMFNQLSGINAILYYAPRIFELAGFSKEQAYLQPVYIGAANLICTLLAMTVIDRFGRKTLLLIGSVGMIVFLGLTAYAFRDPATLGGNVLIYLIGYIAFFGFSQGAVIWVFISEIFPNSVRSQGGALGSFTHWIMAAIISWTFPIIVSGSVMGGFYSFVFYSVMMLLHLLFVWKMMPETKGRSLEEIQKELGIE; encoded by the coding sequence ATGTTCTCTTATCCTGTTAGAATAGCGTTAATCGCTGCCCTTGGCGGGTTCCTGTTTGGCTTTGAAACGGCGGTTATATCCGGCGCAGAGAAAACGATTATGGAATTATGGTCGCTCAGTCCCTTCTGGCTGGGCTTTACAGTGGCTTCGAGCCTGATCGGTACTGTGTTAGGTTCGCTGGTAGTGGGCGTACCTGCCCGTATCTATGGCCGTAAGAAGGTACTGTTGGTCATCGCCGGTTTGTATATTGTTTCAGCTATTGGCTGTGCTTCTATTTCAGCCTGGCTGTTGTTTGTATTATTCCGTTTTTCTGCCGGTGTGGCCGTAGGTGCTTCTTCGGTAGTCGGACCGATGTATATTTCCGAGATATCGCCGGCACATTTACGCGGCCGTCTGGCCGGTTCTTTCCAGCTGAATATTGTAGCGGGGATCTTTATTGCCTATCTGACCAACTTCCTGTTTGTCGGTATGGGAGATGAGTCCTGGCGCTGGATGCTGGGTATCATGGTGGTACCGGCGGTCTTGTTTGGTATTCTGCTGCGTACGATTCCTGAAAGTCCGCGCTGGCTGATCCTGAATAACCGGGAATCGGAAGCTGTACCTATTTTACAACGTTTACAGGAAACGAATGTCGATGCGGCTATCCGTGCGATCAGGGAGTCTGTAAAGACCCACCAGGAGAACCTGTTCCAGAAGCGCTATGCAAAACCGATTATTTATGCGGTATTGCTGGCGATGTTCAACCAGTTGTCAGGTATTAACGCGATCCTGTATTATGCGCCCCGTATTTTCGAACTGGCGGGCTTTAGTAAAGAGCAGGCTTATCTGCAACCGGTATATATAGGAGCGGCTAATCTTATATGTACTTTGCTGGCGATGACGGTGATTGACAGATTTGGTCGTAAGACGCTGTTACTGATTGGTTCTGTGGGAATGATCGTTTTCCTGGGACTGACGGCCTACGCTTTCCGCGATCCGGCCACTCTGGGTGGTAATGTACTGATCTATCTGATAGGTTATATTGCGTTTTTCGGCTTCTCCCAGGGGGCGGTGATATGGGTATTTATATCTGAGATTTTCCCGAATTCTGTACGGTCGCAGGGAGGTGCATTGGGTAGCTTTACCCACTGGATCATGGCTGCCATTATTTCCTGGACCTTTCCGATTATTGTGTCAGGAAGTGTGATGGGAGGTTTCTATTCCTTTGTATTCTATAGTGTTATGATGCTTTTACACCTGCTGTTTGTCTGGAAGATGATGCCGGAGACCAAAGGCCGGTCTTTGGAGGAAATCCAGAAAGAGCTGGGTATAGAATAA
- a CDS encoding alpha/beta hydrolase, which yields MNNFNSSVGKWIRALFFSAVIISAPLVMQAQKTPKVKNIILVHGAFADGSGWEGVYKILAAKGYNVTALQYPMTSLDDDITALNRAIDKQDGPTVLVGHSYGGTIITGAGADPKVSSLVYVAAFEPDSLESTFQLVQTRPVLPENGILPPDDKGFIYYDKAKFHPGFCADVPKEKAEFMYASHGAIALSCFVTPVKHAPWKYKPAYAILTTDDKSINPELQQDMVKRSGAKVTTIKASHVVFISHPKEVAAVIEEAANR from the coding sequence ATGAACAATTTCAACTCCAGCGTGGGCAAGTGGATCAGAGCACTATTCTTTTCAGCTGTCATTATTAGTGCCCCATTAGTAATGCAGGCACAAAAAACACCTAAAGTAAAAAACATCATTCTCGTACACGGCGCTTTCGCAGATGGCTCCGGATGGGAAGGCGTATACAAAATCCTGGCGGCAAAAGGTTACAACGTGACCGCATTACAATACCCGATGACATCTCTCGATGATGATATCACCGCCCTGAACCGTGCAATAGATAAACAGGATGGTCCAACCGTACTGGTAGGACACTCCTATGGAGGTACAATCATTACCGGTGCAGGTGCAGATCCCAAAGTATCCAGCCTGGTTTATGTAGCTGCATTCGAGCCGGATTCTCTTGAATCTACCTTTCAGCTGGTACAGACAAGACCAGTTCTGCCGGAAAATGGTATTCTGCCTCCGGATGACAAAGGCTTCATCTATTATGACAAAGCTAAATTCCACCCTGGATTCTGTGCAGACGTACCTAAAGAAAAAGCAGAATTCATGTACGCCTCTCATGGCGCAATTGCGCTGTCCTGCTTCGTTACGCCAGTGAAACATGCACCATGGAAATACAAACCAGCTTACGCCATCCTCACCACTGATGACAAAAGCATCAACCCTGAGTTACAGCAGGATATGGTAAAACGTTCCGGTGCAAAAGTGACTACGATAAAAGCAAGCCATGTGGTGTTTATTTCACATCCGAAAGAAGTAGCAGCAGTAATTGAAGAAGCAGCGAATAGATAA
- a CDS encoding AraC family transcriptional regulator, whose product MMKTPELKTNSLHCDSPDKIPLTKEHFDALSIRVYSRSDKDSKHSLLPHRRDFYKILMVTEGQGMLTVGASTYYIEEPMIIFLHPSDIISWKGLSSGQEGYNCLFSKSLLDKHPLLKMTIEKYHLFDGQKNIIRLRYSDVAALCTIFSSMQQEEMSGKRLNEDAMQTYLQLLLIQCARITDFKEPDHISDDYRHVHTFFSLLEREVMNVHYTHPISMKTAKEFAANLNVHPNYLNTLLKKHTGQNVSTHIRTRLLEEAKSLLLQTDWTLQDIGYCIGFAEQPNFSLFFKKNAGITPAEYRKKIRN is encoded by the coding sequence ATGATGAAGACACCGGAATTAAAAACGAATAGCCTGCACTGCGATTCTCCGGATAAGATTCCCCTTACAAAGGAACACTTCGACGCCTTGTCCATCCGGGTGTATAGCCGTTCTGACAAAGACAGCAAACATTCCCTTTTACCCCATCGGAGGGATTTTTATAAGATATTGATGGTCACTGAAGGCCAGGGTATGTTAACCGTAGGCGCCAGTACTTACTACATTGAGGAGCCCATGATCATCTTCCTGCATCCCTCAGATATTATTTCCTGGAAAGGACTTTCTTCCGGGCAGGAAGGTTACAATTGTCTGTTTAGTAAAAGTCTGCTGGACAAACATCCATTGCTTAAAATGACGATCGAAAAGTATCATCTTTTTGATGGACAGAAAAATATCATCCGTTTGCGGTATTCAGATGTTGCAGCATTGTGTACTATATTCAGTAGTATGCAACAGGAAGAAATGTCAGGTAAGCGACTGAATGAAGATGCGATGCAGACTTATCTTCAACTGTTACTGATACAATGTGCACGTATTACAGATTTTAAAGAGCCGGATCATATATCAGATGACTACAGACATGTACATACTTTTTTCAGTCTGCTGGAGAGGGAAGTAATGAATGTGCATTACACTCATCCTATTTCCATGAAAACAGCAAAGGAATTCGCCGCTAATCTCAATGTGCATCCTAATTACCTCAACACCTTATTAAAAAAACATACAGGTCAGAATGTAAGTACGCATATACGTACCCGCTTGCTGGAAGAAGCGAAGAGTTTGTTATTACAGACGGACTGGACCCTGCAGGATATTGGCTACTGTATTGGATTTGCAGAGCAACCTAATTTTAGTTTGTTTTTTAAGAAGAATGCGGGGATTACACCAGCGGAATACAGAAAGAAAATTAGGAATTAG